One window of the Rhodovastum atsumiense genome contains the following:
- a CDS encoding conjugal transfer protein, which yields MGQSPTVREKVEARIAGRPDEVFLTREFRDLGGENQVLRVLRALVQDKRLVRLGYGVYGPAVVSRLSGEPLLASPGGFLGAARQALDKLGVEWEPTATQRAYNEGRSTQVPANPAVRIKGRFSRRLRLGTTELRLER from the coding sequence ATGGGGCAATCGCCGACAGTGCGGGAGAAGGTGGAGGCGCGGATCGCCGGGCGGCCGGACGAGGTGTTCCTCACGCGCGAATTCCGCGACCTCGGTGGCGAAAATCAGGTTCTGCGGGTTCTGCGCGCGTTGGTGCAAGACAAGCGTCTGGTGCGCCTTGGGTATGGCGTTTATGGCCCTGCTGTCGTCTCGCGGCTTTCCGGCGAGCCGCTCCTCGCCAGTCCGGGTGGGTTTCTCGGCGCGGCGCGGCAGGCGCTCGACAAGCTTGGGGTGGAATGGGAGCCGACGGCGACGCAGCGCGCCTATAACGAGGGCCGTTCGACCCAGGTGCCGGCGAATCCGGCGGTGCGGATCAAGGGCCGGTTTTCACGGCGGCTCCGCCTCGGGACGACGGAGTTGCGCCTTGAACGGTGA